The following coding sequences are from one Virgibacillus necropolis window:
- a CDS encoding DUF2252 domain-containing protein, with amino-acid sequence MANEMMEHIVLTRKKLRKETVKTVMKQFDSELLGLDYTNQKRKYKKMLASPFQFYRGSAFLFYYDATQIPFAYHTADDKPTWLQGDLHFENFGAFKNKEGNVVYNTNDFDEGYLGSYFYDVYRMAASIALYSEELGYGEEDQIKLINVYLQAYYKQLLAFVDRDELPGSLTFHEQNTIGPVQMVLKGLPEREVNAVLDAITTVDSGERKFQEKDGLKHLTHKEYNLLKKSWPDYVASIDSDNRQREGFYKIKDVVKKLGAGTGSIGLQRYYILIDGHEDGEDGDLVLEAKEARTPAPNHFFPYDELFSDDSPHHGKRVIIAQKAMQYLVDPYLGYFSIGDHDFYVRENSPYNEGVDPSELMDNEGMESTVELMGKVTAKAHARADEFQFEHESEEEIVKAIGSEYDGFISQLIAASIDYKKQVNKDYRIFSEWCIEEFDLEAKH; translated from the coding sequence ATGGCAAATGAAATGATGGAACACATCGTACTAACTCGGAAAAAACTGCGAAAAGAAACGGTTAAGACTGTAATGAAGCAATTTGATAGCGAATTACTTGGGTTGGATTATACAAATCAGAAACGAAAATATAAGAAGATGTTGGCAAGCCCATTCCAATTTTACAGAGGGAGCGCATTTCTATTTTATTATGATGCAACGCAAATACCGTTTGCTTATCATACAGCCGATGATAAACCGACTTGGCTTCAAGGCGATTTGCACTTTGAAAACTTTGGAGCTTTTAAGAACAAAGAAGGAAATGTTGTTTATAACACAAATGATTTTGATGAAGGCTATCTAGGGTCTTACTTTTATGACGTGTACCGAATGGCAGCCAGTATTGCCTTGTATAGTGAGGAACTAGGGTATGGTGAAGAAGATCAAATCAAGTTAATTAACGTGTATTTACAAGCTTACTATAAGCAGTTGCTCGCTTTTGTTGATCGGGATGAATTACCTGGTTCTTTAACTTTTCACGAACAAAATACGATAGGACCTGTCCAAATGGTTTTAAAAGGATTGCCTGAACGGGAAGTGAATGCTGTTTTGGATGCGATCACTACTGTTGATAGTGGGGAGCGGAAGTTCCAAGAAAAGGATGGGCTAAAGCATCTGACTCATAAGGAGTATAATTTGCTTAAAAAATCATGGCCTGACTATGTTGCTTCGATTGATTCTGATAATCGGCAAAGAGAAGGGTTTTATAAAATTAAAGATGTAGTGAAAAAACTTGGTGCTGGTACGGGATCAATCGGTCTTCAACGTTATTATATTTTGATTGATGGGCATGAAGATGGAGAGGATGGTGATCTGGTTCTTGAGGCAAAGGAAGCACGGACTCCTGCTCCAAATCACTTTTTCCCATACGATGAGCTGTTTTCAGACGATAGCCCTCACCATGGAAAACGGGTTATAATTGCTCAAAAAGCAATGCAGTATTTAGTAGATCCCTATCTTGGTTATTTTTCAATTGGTGACCATGATTTTTATGTAAGAGAAAACTCTCCATACAATGAAGGTGTTGATCCGAGCGAGTTGATGGATAATGAAGGTATGGAGTCAACTGTGGAATTGATGGGGAAAGTCACAGCAAAAGCCCATGCTCGTGCCGATGAATTTCAATTTGAACATGAGAGTGAAGAGGAAATAGTAAAAGCAATCGGTTCTGAATACGATGGATTTATTTCGCAATTAATTGCGGCATCGATAGACTATAAAAAACAAGTGAATAAAGACTATCGCATCTTTTCGGAATGGTGTATTGAAGAATTTGATCTTGAAGCAAAGCATTAG
- a CDS encoding potassium channel family protein, with the protein MIWFLTRVYPKINQTNNLRLFLLVIGVLVFSSFFIHFLEPETFPNAFEGLWWVMTTITTVGYGDVSPTTTEGKIFAMFLFAVGIGLMGVVIGKVVNLFSLYRLLKEEGKLPFTKSGHYVLLGWGERTKSTVKELLNDNEKREVVIVADLSQTPFKNDNVTFIQGNPEDKEALIDANVAKASSVLVFSDDRIQDSSLADGKSLLIASSIEKLSIELEVNIYTIVEVQKEKHIDNFKHSKVDEFVISDETFSRIMAKASRYHGSSKIYTSLTSDMEGETIYQVNPDPQWDTYKDAFLSLLEKGATLLADRNDLSINQRLNEKIPEDAELFVVCSVDTYNQHWKKAE; encoded by the coding sequence ATGATATGGTTTCTTACCAGGGTTTATCCTAAAATAAATCAAACCAATAATTTAAGACTTTTTTTACTAGTTATAGGGGTACTTGTATTTAGCTCTTTTTTTATTCATTTTTTAGAACCTGAAACGTTTCCGAATGCATTTGAAGGATTATGGTGGGTTATGACAACCATAACTACGGTTGGGTATGGGGATGTTTCACCGACTACAACTGAGGGTAAGATTTTCGCTATGTTTCTTTTTGCGGTAGGTATTGGTCTAATGGGTGTTGTGATTGGAAAGGTAGTAAATTTATTCTCGTTATATCGATTGTTGAAGGAGGAAGGAAAATTGCCATTTACAAAAAGCGGTCATTATGTATTATTAGGGTGGGGCGAAAGAACAAAAAGTACGGTGAAAGAATTATTAAATGATAATGAAAAAAGAGAAGTGGTCATTGTTGCAGACCTCTCGCAAACGCCCTTCAAAAATGATAACGTGACGTTTATACAGGGAAACCCTGAGGACAAGGAAGCGTTAATTGATGCAAATGTTGCTAAAGCATCTTCAGTATTAGTCTTTTCAGATGATAGAATACAAGATTCTTCTTTAGCAGATGGGAAAAGCTTGTTGATAGCATCTTCGATAGAGAAGCTATCTATTGAATTAGAGGTGAATATTTATACAATTGTAGAAGTACAAAAGGAAAAACATATTGATAACTTTAAACATTCCAAGGTAGACGAATTTGTCATTTCAGACGAGACATTCTCGCGGATTATGGCTAAGGCCTCCCGTTATCATGGGTCAAGTAAGATCTATACATCACTGACAAGTGATATGGAAGGGGAAACCATCTATCAAGTTAATCCAGATCCACAGTGGGATACGTATAAAGATGCATTTCTTTCCTTACTTGAAAAAGGTGCGACTCTTCTTGCCGATCGAAATGATTTATCTATTAATCAACGATTGAATGAAAAAATACCAGAGGATGCGGAATTGTTTGTAGTCTGTAGTGTGGACACGTACAATCAACATTGGAAGAAGGCAGAGTAA
- a CDS encoding C39 family peptidase has product MKHKNTTIKVNGVPVYHQYPELPTGCEATSLAMLLTWGGLTVCKFEVADKLPKGEKVRLIDGEWLGGNPNHNFVGDPYSDDGSFGVFEGPILETIEKFIPGKGVNLTGQDFHSLLEIVRSQKPVMAWTTINQKQTYLSETWFDEQGNKIDWYCNEHAVVLTGIDGVNVIVNDPYTGQVEYYDKDLFEHNFTSMGKRAVTLDVN; this is encoded by the coding sequence ATGAAACATAAAAATACCACCATAAAGGTTAACGGTGTGCCTGTATATCATCAATATCCAGAGCTGCCTACTGGATGTGAAGCCACATCTTTAGCAATGTTATTAACCTGGGGTGGGTTAACTGTCTGTAAATTTGAGGTAGCGGATAAATTACCTAAAGGGGAAAAAGTAAGATTGATAGATGGGGAATGGCTAGGCGGAAACCCAAATCACAATTTTGTTGGGGATCCCTACTCAGACGATGGTAGTTTCGGAGTGTTTGAAGGTCCAATTCTTGAAACCATTGAAAAATTCATACCTGGTAAAGGGGTCAATTTAACCGGACAAGATTTTCATTCACTTTTAGAAATCGTTAGGTCCCAGAAACCAGTCATGGCATGGACTACAATTAATCAAAAGCAAACATATCTTAGTGAAACATGGTTTGATGAACAAGGAAACAAAATCGATTGGTATTGTAATGAACATGCTGTAGTACTCACTGGAATAGATGGAGTTAATGTAATTGTAAATGATCCCTATACTGGTCAAGTAGAATACTATGATAAGGATTTATTTGAGCATAACTTTACATCCATGGGAAAAAGAGCAGTTACCTTGGACGTGAATTAA
- a CDS encoding YmaF family protein produces the protein MYNNIRPDPYNGTNAQPNNNMMGGSHHVNSDHTHGHGGATTCDDGHVHLHPGVTSTPIETSEGHVHKMWGNTTFDDKHIHYYEVYTSPPIPLPGGYHVHYAEIETTENDGHTHIIKGFTKASKS, from the coding sequence ATGTATAATAACATAAGGCCAGACCCGTATAATGGTACAAATGCTCAACCAAACAATAATATGATGGGAGGAAGTCACCATGTAAATAGTGACCATACACATGGTCACGGCGGCGCAACCACTTGTGACGATGGTCATGTGCATTTACATCCAGGTGTTACTAGTACTCCGATTGAAACTTCAGAGGGACACGTCCATAAAATGTGGGGAAATACGACATTTGACGATAAACATATTCACTACTATGAAGTATATACTAGTCCCCCTATTCCATTACCAGGTGGTTATCATGTACATTATGCAGAAATTGAAACGACAGAAAATGACGGTCACACACATATTATAAAAGGCTTCACAAAGGCATCAAAAAGTTAA
- a CDS encoding amidohydrolase — protein sequence MKILNNVRLYRPFASESTEAIFHIVMDGEKIQSINNGLTKETGSHVVDCDRRVVSAGFNDSHMHLLRYGLMKKELDFRDVTSYKEMKRLISNRFNEEKMEEHDWVVGRGLIDSQLTDIDHSLTADDLEELEYDKPAFFLHEDGHECVVNYEALKILQQEPALLKNHETFIETDRNGNWTGRFKDTAVHFIKFNFRQKNEDEIYEAVQDAVPHLLEKGITSVHTDDLNFVGNYNRLFKTYLDLEKDGHLKIDVRLHHYIFNIDDLNYFLRTTNKRTGEGSERVKVGAIKIFLDGTQRLHTSALRQAYHDKPSTSGNLIYPQDELDEIVQTAHENGMQVAMHAIGDRTVEQALNALEKVDTKKLRHRIIHAQVLAPDLLERLQEVKPYIETQPGFIMNEYDQTANWVGKDQEKFCNPWNTVDKMEIPFTLSSDTPIGPLSPITGIFVAVNRTDTDGNPTGGWLPDEKLSVDRSFQGYSQSAAELEFREHEKGRLTAGHQADLIMLSEHPNEVKTSELNSIEVIETWSRGQRVFQKD from the coding sequence TTGAAAATTTTAAATAACGTACGGCTATATCGACCATTTGCAAGCGAATCAACTGAAGCAATTTTTCACATTGTAATGGATGGCGAAAAGATCCAATCTATCAACAATGGACTTACTAAGGAAACAGGTTCTCATGTAGTTGACTGTGATAGACGCGTTGTTTCCGCCGGTTTTAATGACTCCCATATGCATTTGTTGCGTTATGGATTGATGAAAAAAGAACTCGATTTCCGTGATGTAACATCTTATAAAGAGATGAAAAGACTGATATCAAATCGATTTAACGAAGAAAAAATGGAGGAACACGATTGGGTTGTTGGGCGTGGTTTAATCGATAGCCAACTAACGGATATCGACCATTCGCTAACGGCAGATGACCTAGAAGAATTGGAATACGATAAGCCAGCTTTCTTCCTTCATGAAGACGGGCATGAATGTGTTGTTAACTATGAGGCACTAAAAATTTTACAGCAAGAACCTGCCCTTTTAAAAAACCATGAAACATTTATCGAAACAGATCGTAATGGAAATTGGACTGGGCGCTTCAAGGATACAGCTGTTCATTTCATTAAATTTAATTTCCGCCAAAAAAACGAAGATGAAATTTATGAGGCGGTACAAGACGCTGTACCTCATTTACTTGAAAAAGGGATTACATCTGTCCATACCGATGATTTAAATTTTGTCGGCAATTATAACCGACTTTTTAAGACGTACCTGGATTTAGAAAAAGATGGTCATCTAAAAATTGATGTTCGGTTACATCACTATATTTTTAACATCGATGATTTAAACTATTTTTTACGTACTACTAACAAACGTACTGGTGAAGGCAGTGAACGGGTTAAAGTAGGCGCGATTAAAATTTTCCTTGATGGGACACAGCGCTTACACACATCTGCTTTGCGTCAAGCCTATCATGATAAACCAAGCACAAGTGGGAATTTAATCTATCCACAGGATGAACTTGATGAAATCGTCCAAACCGCTCATGAAAATGGTATGCAAGTGGCCATGCATGCAATTGGTGATAGAACAGTAGAACAAGCGCTGAATGCACTTGAAAAAGTGGATACGAAAAAGCTAAGACACAGAATTATTCATGCACAAGTTTTAGCTCCAGATCTCTTAGAAAGACTTCAAGAAGTAAAGCCATACATCGAAACGCAACCAGGATTTATTATGAATGAATATGACCAAACAGCAAATTGGGTAGGAAAAGATCAAGAAAAATTCTGTAACCCTTGGAACACTGTAGATAAAATGGAAATCCCATTTACGTTAAGCTCTGACACCCCGATTGGTCCACTGTCGCCAATCACAGGAATTTTTGTAGCGGTTAATCGTACAGATACGGATGGTAATCCAACTGGTGGCTGGTTACCAGATGAAAAATTATCCGTTGATCGTAGCTTTCAAGGCTATTCACAAAGCGCTGCAGAACTTGAATTCCGTGAGCATGAAAAAGGAAGATTAACAGCGGGTCATCAAGCAGACTTAATCATGTTGTCAGAACATCCAAACGAAGTGAAAACCAGTGAATTAAACAGCATTGAAGTTATCGAGACATGGAGTAGAGGCCAAAGAGTTTTTCAAAAAGATTAG
- a CDS encoding glycoside hydrolase family 13 protein — translation MLKEAIYHRPKNNFAYAYDNETLHVVLQTAKDDLDSVALIYGDPYNCQNGHWISQTLTMEKSGSTALHDFWFVAVTPEFHRMRYGFRCSDASETLLYTERGFHQTLPSDTAFYFCFPYLNKIDVFQAPSWVKDTVWYQIFPERFANGDSSNDPERTLPWESTDPSQSNMFGGDFQGIIDRLNYLEKLGINGIYLTPIFKANSNHKYDTIDYMEIDPQFGDKETFRELVRKCHKRGIRVMLDAVFNHSGYFFEPFQDVLKNQEASKYKDWFHLWDFPIAADPTPNYDAFAFVPSMPKLNTEHPKVKKYLLDVARYWIKEFDIDGWRLDVANEVDHVFWRDFRQVVKKTKPDAYILGEIWHDSMPWLQGDQFDAVMNYPFTNAVIEFFGKHAMTASDFTNTITDVQHMYPKNVNEVAFNLLDSHDTPRILTLAEGNPERVKLMYLFQLTFTGTPCIYYGDEIGMDGGQDPGCRACMIWNEDKQDQKLFRYLRLLIRFRKSDPLVANDGDFRFLYVDEATQTIVYEKSNSERRLIFIVNNSDVETKVKMEKVFGTNHEKVKEVILSEEGSIRKKQLILSGTESLIIGPTGYKLIEQLS, via the coding sequence TTGTTAAAAGAAGCCATTTACCACAGACCTAAAAATAATTTTGCCTATGCATATGATAACGAAACGTTACATGTCGTTTTGCAAACAGCAAAAGATGATTTAGATTCCGTTGCATTAATATACGGCGATCCATACAATTGCCAGAATGGCCACTGGATAAGCCAAACATTAACAATGGAAAAGTCAGGTTCTACTGCATTACATGACTTTTGGTTTGTTGCTGTTACACCAGAATTTCATCGAATGCGCTATGGGTTTCGGTGTTCCGATGCCAGTGAGACACTGCTTTATACCGAACGAGGTTTTCACCAAACACTACCAAGTGACACGGCCTTTTATTTCTGTTTTCCATATCTAAATAAAATAGATGTATTTCAAGCTCCATCTTGGGTAAAAGACACTGTTTGGTATCAGATTTTTCCGGAACGCTTCGCAAATGGGGATTCGTCAAATGATCCAGAAAGAACACTACCATGGGAAAGTACTGACCCGTCACAATCGAATATGTTTGGTGGGGATTTTCAAGGGATTATTGATCGTCTGAATTATTTGGAAAAGCTCGGAATTAATGGTATTTACCTCACACCTATATTCAAGGCAAATTCAAACCATAAATATGACACAATTGATTACATGGAAATTGACCCACAGTTTGGTGATAAAGAAACCTTTCGTGAACTTGTTCGGAAATGCCATAAACGAGGAATTCGTGTGATGCTTGATGCCGTGTTCAATCATAGCGGTTACTTTTTCGAACCCTTTCAAGATGTCCTAAAAAATCAGGAAGCTTCAAAATATAAAGATTGGTTCCATCTGTGGGACTTTCCAATAGCCGCAGATCCTACACCAAATTACGATGCATTCGCATTCGTCCCATCCATGCCTAAATTAAACACCGAACATCCTAAAGTGAAAAAATATTTATTAGACGTTGCACGTTATTGGATAAAAGAATTTGATATTGATGGCTGGCGCCTAGACGTTGCAAACGAAGTCGACCACGTATTTTGGCGTGATTTTCGCCAGGTTGTTAAAAAGACAAAACCTGACGCATACATTTTAGGCGAAATTTGGCATGACTCGATGCCTTGGCTTCAAGGCGACCAGTTCGATGCTGTCATGAACTACCCATTCACAAATGCCGTAATTGAATTTTTCGGTAAACATGCAATGACGGCGAGCGACTTCACAAATACGATTACCGATGTCCAACATATGTATCCAAAAAATGTGAATGAAGTTGCTTTTAACCTACTGGACAGCCATGACACACCGAGAATTTTAACACTGGCTGAAGGAAATCCTGAACGCGTTAAACTCATGTATTTATTCCAACTTACCTTTACGGGGACACCGTGTATTTATTATGGTGATGAGATTGGCATGGACGGTGGACAAGATCCTGGTTGTCGCGCGTGTATGATTTGGAATGAAGACAAACAAGACCAAAAGTTATTTCGCTATTTACGGTTACTTATTCGTTTCCGGAAATCAGATCCACTTGTTGCAAATGACGGTGATTTTCGTTTCCTGTATGTAGATGAAGCGACCCAAACAATTGTCTATGAAAAATCAAATAGTGAAAGACGCTTGATTTTTATCGTGAATAATAGTGATGTGGAAACAAAAGTAAAAATGGAAAAAGTCTTTGGAACGAATCATGAAAAGGTTAAAGAGGTTATTCTTTCTGAAGAAGGCTCGATAAGAAAAAAACAACTTATTTTATCTGGCACTGAATCACTCATCATAGGGCCTACGGGTTATAAACTAATTGAACAATTAAGCTAG
- a CDS encoding sugar ABC transporter substrate-binding protein yields MKKWLGTIFGMMLLIGLLVACGPEETKPTDSSSNEDGEKATEEMPEKPEKLTVWVNAEEKQEEAVKQITDKYTEETGIDVEMVPINMLDQVEKLNVEGPAGNGPDIIFQPHDRIGDLVLRGLVAPVNLGETESEYTDTALQAVKYDGDYWGYPAVIETYAMYYNKSLVDEAPATMEDLMAIAKRDTKPEEDKFGFLMEAANFYFVYPFFSGNGAYVFANEDGNYDISDMGLANEGAIEGGKLVKSWFDNGYIPQDLTPDIMNGLFKEGKVSTVINGPWMVREYSDALGDDLATAPLPKLSNGEVPKSFVGVKSYMLSYYSENPEWSQDLMTFITNEKNAMTYYEVAGELPPRKDSLENPVIAEDPIYSAFAEQTTYGEPMPSVPAMQQVWDPINNALSFISKGEPVEPVLKEAVKIIQNQIEASGATE; encoded by the coding sequence ATGAAAAAGTGGCTTGGTACTATTTTTGGCATGATGCTTTTAATAGGGTTATTAGTAGCGTGTGGTCCAGAAGAAACAAAACCAACCGATAGCAGTTCTAATGAAGACGGTGAAAAAGCAACAGAAGAAATGCCTGAAAAGCCTGAAAAGCTAACAGTTTGGGTGAATGCTGAAGAGAAGCAAGAAGAGGCAGTAAAACAAATTACGGACAAGTACACTGAGGAAACCGGGATCGATGTAGAAATGGTTCCAATTAATATGTTAGACCAGGTGGAAAAACTAAATGTAGAGGGTCCTGCTGGTAACGGTCCAGACATTATTTTTCAACCACATGATCGTATCGGTGACTTAGTTCTTCGTGGGCTAGTTGCACCAGTTAACTTAGGGGAGACAGAATCTGAATATACCGATACAGCATTACAGGCTGTTAAATATGATGGGGATTATTGGGGTTATCCAGCTGTTATCGAGACATATGCCATGTATTATAATAAATCCTTGGTAGATGAAGCACCTGCAACAATGGAAGATCTAATGGCAATTGCGAAGCGTGATACGAAACCAGAGGAAGATAAATTTGGTTTCCTTATGGAAGCAGCGAACTTCTATTTTGTTTATCCATTCTTCTCTGGTAATGGAGCGTACGTTTTTGCGAATGAAGATGGGAATTATGATATTTCTGATATGGGACTTGCTAATGAAGGCGCGATTGAAGGTGGAAAACTTGTTAAATCATGGTTTGATAATGGTTATATTCCGCAAGATTTAACACCTGATATAATGAATGGCTTATTTAAAGAAGGAAAAGTTTCAACTGTTATTAATGGACCTTGGATGGTTCGTGAATATAGTGATGCATTAGGTGATGATTTAGCTACGGCGCCATTACCTAAACTAAGCAATGGTGAAGTTCCTAAGTCATTTGTAGGGGTGAAATCTTACATGCTTTCTTATTACTCAGAAAACCCTGAGTGGTCACAAGACTTGATGACGTTTATTACAAATGAAAAAAATGCAATGACCTATTATGAAGTGGCTGGAGAACTTCCGCCGCGTAAAGACTCTTTGGAGAATCCAGTAATTGCAGAAGATCCAATTTACTCAGCGTTTGCTGAGCAAACAACGTATGGTGAACCAATGCCAAGTGTACCAGCTATGCAGCAAGTGTGGGATCCAATCAATAATGCTTTATCGTTTATTTCAAAAGGTGAGCCTGTAGAACCAGTATTGAAAGAAGCGGTTAAGATTATTCAGAATCAAATTGAAGCATCTGGAGCGACTGAATAA
- a CDS encoding carbohydrate ABC transporter permease, protein MRDKQSKQRNGLRQPRNFATLLSIIVPGLGQLYNRRIFKGILFLIITTSFLVTSWHYIDIGIWGLFTLGTIPREHHSIQLLIQGLISLIVLAFGVAIYISTIKDARRDAIAREEGKPKPSLLSGITSFYDRGFPYFMILPGLMMLLFVVVLPLLFMVSLAFTNYNQYNAPPRKLLDWVGIDNFAALFDVGIWQDTFLNVFTWTIVWTIVATTLQIVLGLFLALLVNDKRIKFKRTLRTVLILPWAVPAFVSILIFSALFNPTFGAINRDILSQFNIMIPWLSDPFWAKTALIMIQTWLGFPFVFALFTGVLQSVPADMYEAADVDGGTRFQKLRFITLPHVLFATAPLLIMQYAGNFNNFNIIYLFNEGGPAVRGQNAGGTDILISWVYKLTFETNNYNMAAAITIIMGLIISIFAFFQFRKTAAFKEEGRY, encoded by the coding sequence GTGCGAGATAAACAATCAAAACAAAGAAACGGATTAAGACAGCCCCGCAATTTTGCAACTCTTTTATCTATCATCGTTCCTGGGTTAGGGCAATTATATAACCGGAGAATTTTTAAAGGGATTTTGTTCCTGATTATAACTACATCCTTTTTAGTTACTAGCTGGCACTACATTGATATTGGAATATGGGGATTGTTTACGCTTGGTACAATTCCACGTGAACATCATTCTATTCAGCTTTTGATTCAAGGATTGATTTCGCTGATTGTGCTTGCATTTGGTGTTGCCATTTATATTTCTACTATTAAAGATGCACGGCGCGACGCAATCGCCAGAGAAGAAGGGAAGCCAAAACCTTCATTACTAAGTGGAATCACTAGCTTCTATGATCGTGGTTTTCCATATTTTATGATTCTTCCTGGATTAATGATGCTACTTTTCGTTGTAGTATTACCATTATTATTTATGGTTAGTTTAGCTTTCACAAATTATAACCAATACAATGCACCACCACGAAAGTTACTTGATTGGGTCGGGATTGATAACTTTGCGGCACTTTTTGATGTAGGAATTTGGCAAGATACATTTTTAAATGTTTTTACTTGGACAATTGTGTGGACGATCGTTGCAACAACTTTGCAAATTGTGCTAGGTCTGTTTTTAGCGCTACTTGTAAACGATAAACGAATCAAATTCAAACGGACTTTACGAACCGTATTGATTTTACCTTGGGCAGTTCCTGCATTTGTATCTATCTTAATTTTTTCGGCGCTGTTTAATCCGACGTTTGGTGCGATAAACCGTGATATTTTAAGTCAATTTAATATTATGATTCCTTGGCTATCCGATCCATTTTGGGCGAAAACTGCGCTTATCATGATTCAAACATGGCTAGGCTTTCCATTTGTTTTTGCATTATTTACTGGTGTTCTGCAAAGTGTGCCAGCGGATATGTATGAAGCAGCAGATGTCGACGGAGGAACTCGTTTTCAAAAGCTGCGATTTATCACATTACCACATGTGCTGTTTGCCACCGCTCCGCTTTTGATCATGCAGTACGCAGGAAACTTTAATAACTTTAATATTATTTATCTATTTAATGAAGGTGGTCCAGCCGTTCGAGGGCAAAATGCTGGTGGGACTGATATTTTAATTTCATGGGTCTATAAGCTAACATTTGAAACGAACAATTACAATATGGCAGCTGCGATTACCATTATTATGGGATTGATTATTTCGATCTTTGCCTTTTTCCAATTTAGAAAAACGGCAGCATTTAAAGAGGAGGGACGTTACTAA
- a CDS encoding sugar ABC transporter permease yields the protein MHSKTKSKIEVTFIYLFFLVMFIVIGYPLFWALMMSVNPGSNMLVTNLFPDNPTFEHYIWLFTDPGSDYVTWYKNSLYVAVVNSVLSVIITSLIAYAFSRYQFFGRKYGLYLFLLLQMFPALMGMVALYILLNTIGLTDSLYGLMLIYIGGQIPFNAWLVKGYLDTIPKELDEAAKIDGAGHLKIFWTIILPLAKPILAVVALFNFMAPFMDFLLPRIVLTSPENYTLALGLYNFINDQFSTNFTRFAAGSILIAIPIALVFLLLQRYLISGLTSGATKG from the coding sequence ATGCATTCCAAAACAAAATCTAAAATCGAAGTAACGTTCATTTATCTATTTTTCTTGGTAATGTTTATCGTCATTGGTTATCCGTTATTTTGGGCGTTGATGATGAGTGTTAACCCTGGTTCGAACATGCTTGTTACAAATCTTTTTCCAGACAATCCAACATTTGAACATTATATTTGGTTGTTCACAGATCCAGGTAGTGATTATGTCACGTGGTATAAGAACAGTTTATATGTCGCGGTTGTAAACTCGGTTTTATCTGTAATTATCACCTCGCTGATTGCCTATGCGTTTTCACGTTATCAATTTTTTGGACGCAAATATGGATTATATTTGTTCTTATTATTGCAAATGTTCCCGGCCTTAATGGGAATGGTTGCCCTTTACATTTTGTTAAATACAATCGGATTAACGGATTCATTATATGGTTTAATGTTGATTTATATTGGCGGTCAAATACCGTTTAATGCGTGGCTCGTAAAAGGATACCTTGATACGATTCCAAAAGAATTGGATGAAGCTGCCAAAATTGATGGGGCAGGTCATTTGAAAATTTTCTGGACGATCATACTGCCGCTTGCTAAACCGATATTGGCAGTTGTTGCTTTGTTTAACTTTATGGCACCATTTATGGACTTCTTGTTACCACGAATCGTATTAACAAGTCCAGAAAACTATACATTAGCACTCGGACTATACAATTTTATCAATGATCAATTTTCAACGAACTTTACACGGTTTGCAGCTGGATCCATCTTAATTGCAATACCAATTGCACTTGTATTTTTATTGTTACAACGTTATTTAATTTCTGGATTAACAAGTGGTGCAACGAAAGGTTAA